A stretch of the Lineus longissimus chromosome 10, tnLinLong1.2, whole genome shotgun sequence genome encodes the following:
- the LOC135494296 gene encoding uncharacterized protein LOC135494296 yields the protein MVCLSDLSESTLEQFWDLESIGVQSAQNLDSGDEILKNFNESIKFEDGKYHVQLPWKENASELNLLDNRMMAETRLKNLMRKLAKDPPLKAGYNQAFLDMDSMGIIEEVPESELVTPHSVFYLPHHPVMKESSLTTRVRPVFDASAEGINGISLNNCLKPGPCLLGNLVGILIRFQRWKVGISKAFLQVGVLGKDQDLHRFLWNYGGSVRVMRFRRVPFGNTCSSFLLIATIKYHLSQYPESKAVEELRENTYVDDFISGADFSTSSQSSEVKAHVVDNSDVSTLLKE from the coding sequence ATGGTTTGTTTGTCTGATTTGTCAGAGTCCACATTGGAGCAATTCTGGGACTTAGAATCCATAGGAGTTCAGTCTGCACAGAATCTGGATTCTGGTGATGAAATCTTGAAGAATTTCAATGAGTCGATAAAATTTGAGGATGGTAAATACCATGTTCAGCTTCCTTGGAAGGAGAATGCTTCTGAGTTGAATTTGTTAGACAATAGAATGATGGCTGAGACAAGGTTGAAAAATTTGATGAGAAAATTGGCGAAGGATCCTCCCTTAAAAGCCGGTTACAATCAGGCTTTCCTGGATATGGATTCTATGGGTATCATTGAGGAAGTCCCAGAGTCCGAACTGGTCACTCCTCATTCGGTGTTCTATCTCCCTCACCATCCCGTTATGAAGGAGTCTAGTCTCACTACCAGAGTTCGACCAGTGTTCGATGCATCAGCCGAGGGCATCAATGGAATTTCACTTAACAATTGTTTGAAACCTGGTCCATGTCTCTTGGGAAACTTGGTTGGGATACTCATTAGATTTCAGAGATGGAAGGTTGGTATTTCGAAGGCTTTCCTACAGGTTGGAGTACTGGGTAAGGACCAAGATCTGCATAGATTCTTGTGGAATTATGGAGGTTCTGTCAGGGTCATGAGGTTCAGGAGAGTTCCATTTGGTAATACTTGTTCTTCATTTCTCTTGATTGCAACAATCAAATACCACCTGTCACAATACCCAGAGTCAAAAGCTGTTGAGGAATTGAGAGAGAACACGTATGTTGATGATTTTATCTCGGGCGCTGACTTCTCAACATCATCTCAATCCTCTGAAGTCAAAGCACATGTAGTTGATAATTCTGATGTTTCAACACTGCTTAAAGAATGA